TGTCTTGCGCGCGGAAGCGCGCGGGGCGCGCTTGGCTTTGGCAGGAGCGGCCTCGGCAGGCGCGCTCTCGCCGGGGGCCGCGCTGTACGGGAATCCCGAGAACAGCTTGAGCGCCTGGCTGCGCAGTTCTTCCTGCATGTCGATCACGGCCTTCGCCCCCTTCTCGAGGTAGCCGCCCATCACCTGCGGAATGGGCTGCCCGGCCGTCATCAGGTTCGAGAAGGTGTCGGGAGGCACCTTCGGGATGAGGACCTGCGCCTGCTCCTGGAAGCGCTTCTGCGCCTCGTGGAAGGCATGGATCGAACGCTCCAGGTAGGAACCCATGAGGCCCTGCATCGAGTGTCCGTAGTAACGGATGATGTTGGCGAGCATGTCGGTGGAGAACATCGGCACGCCGCCGGACTCCTCCTCGAGAATGATCTGCAGGAGGATCGCGCGCGTCAGGTCGTCTCCGGATTTCGCGTCCTGGACGACGAAGTGCTTGTACTGCAGCACCAGGTCCTTCACCTCCGCCAGCGTGATGTAGGTGGAAGTCTCGGTGTCGTAAAGCCGGCGGTTCGGGTACTTCTTGATGATTCGGGGCGTCGCCATGGCGGAATCCTCGGCATGTTGCGCTACATCAATCGGAGTTTGTGCAGCCCCGGTGCCGGTTTCACCGGAAGCTCACCAAGTGCTTCATTTTATTACTTTTTGCACAATTGTGGCAGTGCACGCACCAGCCTGTGCTGCAGTGCAATAATATCGCCTTGACAGGTTCCCGTCTCCTTCCTAGAATTCGATTGTTGCGGCGCACCATTCCCGGGCGCCGCGTTTGATGGAGCCGATGACCGTGGTGAACCTCGCCGACCAGATGAACGAACTGAACAGCACGGCCATGCTTTCTGCCGCGCGCCTGTCGAAACTGTCGCTGGACAGCGCCGAGCGCCTCCTGGCGCTGCAGATCGGCTTCGCCAAGACCGCCCTGGGCGACGCGACCCAGGCCGCCCGCGCGGCCGCCGGCACGAAAGACGTGCAGCAACTCCTCGCGCTGCGCACCCAGGCCGCCGAAACCGCGATGACCCAGTGGCTCGAGTACTCCCGCAACCTGTATGAAGTGGCCTCCGAAGCCCAGGCCGAGATCTCCAGGCTTGCCGAGGAGCGCCTCGCCGACCTCCAGCGCGGCATCACGGAATCCGTGGACCAGGCCGCGAAGTCCGCGCCGGCCGGCAGCGACGTGGCCGTTGCGGCGATGAAGTCCTCGCTTGCCGCCGCCACCGCCGCCTTCGATTCCTTCGCCAAGGCCGCCCGCGGCGCCGCGAGCTTCTCCGACGCCGGCGTCAAGGCCGCCACCGCGCCCAAGGCGCGCAGGTAACGCCGGCCTCGAAGCCCGCTTTCGTCTCCTCCTCCTTTATCGCAAGTTCTCCAATTTGGATAAAGGTTCAAACCCCAGGCTCAAACCTGGGGTTTTTTTTTGTTAGGCGCCTGAATCCCACGGGCCCAGTCACAAGGAAGCAGCCTCATGGACAAGAAAATCGCACTCGTTACCGGCGGCGTCGGCGGCATCGGCACGGCAATCTGCAAGCGGCTCGCGCAGCAGGGCCACTTCGTCGTGGCCAACTACGGAATACCCGGCACCGAGACCCGGTACATGGCCGGCATGGCCGCGGCCGGATTCGACGGCAGCTGCACCGCCCTCGCCTTCGGCGACGTGTCGAGCTTCGAGTCGATGCGCGACATGGTGGCCGGTATCGTGAAGGATCACGGGCCCGTGGACATCCTGGTGAACTGCGCCGGCATCACGCGCGACTCGACGTTCCGCAAGATGACGCCGGAGCAATGGCACCTGGTCATCGAGACCAACCTCACCAGCGTGTTCAACGTGACGCGTCACGTGATCGATGGCATGTGCGATCGCGGCTGGGGCCGCATCGTCAACATCTCTTCGGTGAACGGGATCCGGGGCCAGTTCGGGCAGACCAACTACTCCGCCGCCAAGGCCGGCATCCTCGGCTTCACCAAGGCTCTCGCCCAGGAAGTCATCCGCAAGGGCGTGACCGTCAACGCGGTTTCCCCGGGCTACGTGGAGACCGAGATGGTCGCCGCCATCAAGGAAGAGGTGAAGCAGCAGATCGTGGCGCAGATCCCGGCCGGGCGTCTCGGCAGCCCCGACGAAATCGCGGAAAGCGTGGCCTACCTGGCCTCCGACAAGGCCGCGTACGTCACCGGCGCCAACCTCTCGATCAACGGCGGCCTGCACATGTACGCCTGATCCCGGCGCGAATCGCGAAAGGGCGCCCCGCGGGGCGCCCTTTTCGCTGTTGGAACGCGCGCTTCGCGGTGCCCATCCCATCCTGATAGACTTCGCGCCCTCGCCCCCACAAGGGGCACCCCCGCCTGGAGGTTCGCTTGGCCATCCCGACCCGCTTCCTCGCCGCGTGCGCGGCATTCGCCTCGTGCGCCGCGCTCGCAGACGCGCCGCCCGCCTTTCCCGCGAAGAACGTCCCCGACACCTATTTCGGCACCGTGGTCGACGACCCCTACCGCGCCCTCGAGAACGTGAAGGACCAGCAGGTTGCCGCGTGGATGAAGGCGCAGGCCGACTACGCCCACGCGACGCTCACGGGCCTGAAGGGCTACGCGAAGCTGCTCGCGCGCGTGGCGGAACTCGACAACGCGACGGAGTCGCAGATCGGCGACGTTCGGCGCATGCCGGACGGGACGCTCTTCTTCACCCGCCGCGGCGCAAAGGACAATACCTTCAAGCTCTTCCTGCGGCAGGCGGACGGCCGCGAGCGCCTCGTCGCGGACCCGGACGACTGGCAGCGACAGACCGGCAAGCCGCATGCGATCAACTACTACTTTCCCTCGCCCGACGGCAGGCACGTGGCGCTCGGCGTTTCCCCTTCCGGATCGGAAGAGGCCGACCTCTACGTCCTCGAGACGGCGACGGGCAAGCACGTCGGCAAGCCGATCGACCGCGCCGAATATGCGGGTGCGTACGCGGGGATCAACTGGATGCCGGACGGCAAGTCCTTCTTCTACCTGCGCCTGCACAAGAACCCGCCGGGCGCGCCGTCCGCGGAACGCTACCTGAACATGCGCCTGTGGCTGCACACCGTTGGAACCGACGCCGGCAAGGACGTGCTCGTGCTCGGACCCGGCGCATCGCCGCGCGTCGCGGTGTCGCCGACCGAGCAGGCATTCGTGATCGTCACCCCGGGCTCCCGCCATGCCGTCGCGCTGGTCGTGGCCGACGTCGAGCGCGAAGTCACCCTCTATACGGCGCCCCTGGACACCGTCGGCAAGGCCGGCACCGCGTGGACCAGGATCTGCGGCGTCGCGGACAAGGTGACCGGCTTCGCGATCAGGGGCGACGACATCTACCTGATGACCTATGCCGCGAGCCCGCGATTCTCGGTGATGCGCACGAGCCTCGCGAAGCCGGACGTCGCCACCGCCGCGACGGTGGTCGCGCCCTCCGACCGGGTCCTCTTCGAGATCGCGGCAGCCCGCGACGGCCTGTACTTCGAGTCGCGCGATGGCGCGGTGAAGCGCCTCATGCGCCTGGCATGGAAAGACCGCGATGCGACCGAAGTGAAGTTCCCGGTCGATGGCGCGGCGAGCCTCCTGTCCGCAAACCCGGCGACCGACGGCGCGATGGTGAGCCTGCGGG
This Betaproteobacteria bacterium DNA region includes the following protein-coding sequences:
- the phaR gene encoding polyhydroxyalkanoate synthesis repressor PhaR, giving the protein MATPRIIKKYPNRRLYDTETSTYITLAEVKDLVLQYKHFVVQDAKSGDDLTRAILLQIILEEESGGVPMFSTDMLANIIRYYGHSMQGLMGSYLERSIHAFHEAQKRFQEQAQVLIPKVPPDTFSNLMTAGQPIPQVMGGYLEKGAKAVIDMQEELRSQALKLFSGFPYSAAPGESAPAEAAPAKAKRAPRASARKTRAKKS
- a CDS encoding phasin family protein; the encoded protein is MEPMTVVNLADQMNELNSTAMLSAARLSKLSLDSAERLLALQIGFAKTALGDATQAARAAAGTKDVQQLLALRTQAAETAMTQWLEYSRNLYEVASEAQAEISRLAEERLADLQRGITESVDQAAKSAPAGSDVAVAAMKSSLAAATAAFDSFAKAARGAASFSDAGVKAATAPKARR
- the phbB gene encoding acetoacetyl-CoA reductase, which encodes MDKKIALVTGGVGGIGTAICKRLAQQGHFVVANYGIPGTETRYMAGMAAAGFDGSCTALAFGDVSSFESMRDMVAGIVKDHGPVDILVNCAGITRDSTFRKMTPEQWHLVIETNLTSVFNVTRHVIDGMCDRGWGRIVNISSVNGIRGQFGQTNYSAAKAGILGFTKALAQEVIRKGVTVNAVSPGYVETEMVAAIKEEVKQQIVAQIPAGRLGSPDEIAESVAYLASDKAAYVTGANLSINGGLHMYA
- a CDS encoding S9 family peptidase, which gives rise to MAIPTRFLAACAAFASCAALADAPPAFPAKNVPDTYFGTVVDDPYRALENVKDQQVAAWMKAQADYAHATLTGLKGYAKLLARVAELDNATESQIGDVRRMPDGTLFFTRRGAKDNTFKLFLRQADGRERLVADPDDWQRQTGKPHAINYYFPSPDGRHVALGVSPSGSEEADLYVLETATGKHVGKPIDRAEYAGAYAGINWMPDGKSFFYLRLHKNPPGAPSAERYLNMRLWLHTVGTDAGKDVLVLGPGASPRVAVSPTEQAFVIVTPGSRHAVALVVADVEREVTLYTAPLDTVGKAGTAWTRICGVADKVTGFAIRGDDIYLMTYAASPRFSVMRTSLAKPDVATAATVVAPSDRVLFEIAAARDGLYFESRDGAVKRLMRLAWKDRDATEVKFPVDGAASLLSANPATDGAMVSLRAWTRATEIFAVDAAGQATNTGLQPLGKFGAPSNLTTTEVKVKSHDGALVPLSIIHKKGVVLDGSNPTLLYGYGAYGITEEPGFTPRRLAWLERGGVYAVANVRGSGVYGKDWHKAGFKATKPNTWKDFIACAEYLIAQKYTSTAKLGILGGSAGGILIGRALTERPDLFAAAIPAVGVLDAVRTETEANGVLNVPEFGTVKKEDEFRAILAMSSYHHVKSGTRYPAVMIPHGVNDPRVAVWQSTKMAARLMAASASGKPVLLNLDYESGHGIGDTKAQRQKQTADIYAFLFWQAGVPEFQPATK